From Candidatus Desulfatibia profunda, one genomic window encodes:
- the larC gene encoding nickel pincer cofactor biosynthesis protein LarC — translation MIAYFDCFAGISGDMTLGAFIDLGVPLPWLKDRFAEIPLEGFDLTATGISRHGISAKQVQVDTTDHVHSRNYQEIRSLIAGSRLPANVKEMSLAIFEKIAAVEAVIHNCPKENVHFHEVGGTDALVDIVGCALCVDFLKIRKVTASRIPLGTGFVSCRHGTLPVPVPATLGILKGVPVYGTEIPHELVTPTGAAIIVTLAESFGKMPDLIVEKVGYGAGKRELDSIPNLLRIITGTVADHSADCCTGRRQDSLVMVETCIDDMNPELFSFLMERLFAQGALDVYWVPVFMKKNRPGTMVQVLCRDDRKEAVIVCILSETTTSGVRFHDVSRCTLAREMIVVDTVYGSLQVKRIIGPEGRVRMVPEYEVCKKIALEKNIPIRIVYDNINRSLQPESG, via the coding sequence ATGATTGCGTATTTTGATTGTTTTGCCGGCATCAGCGGCGATATGACCCTGGGGGCTTTTATAGATCTGGGGGTTCCGCTGCCGTGGCTAAAAGACAGATTTGCAGAAATCCCCCTGGAAGGCTTTGATTTGACGGCAACCGGCATCTCCCGCCACGGGATCAGCGCCAAACAGGTGCAGGTCGATACAACAGACCATGTTCATTCGAGAAATTATCAGGAAATAAGATCCCTGATTGCAGGCAGCCGGTTGCCTGCAAATGTGAAGGAAATGAGCCTTGCGATCTTTGAAAAGATTGCGGCAGTCGAAGCCGTCATCCACAATTGCCCCAAGGAGAACGTCCATTTCCACGAAGTCGGCGGCACGGACGCCCTGGTCGATATTGTGGGCTGTGCCCTGTGTGTCGATTTTCTCAAGATCCGCAAAGTAACGGCCTCAAGGATTCCTTTGGGGACGGGATTTGTTTCCTGCCGGCACGGAACCCTGCCGGTGCCGGTACCGGCAACCCTTGGAATTCTCAAAGGCGTTCCGGTTTATGGGACCGAAATACCCCATGAGCTGGTAACGCCGACCGGCGCGGCTATCATCGTTACCCTGGCGGAATCATTTGGGAAAATGCCGGATCTTATCGTTGAAAAAGTCGGTTATGGCGCCGGAAAACGTGAGCTTGACTCGATTCCGAATCTTTTGAGGATTATTACCGGCACCGTGGCGGATCATTCGGCAGACTGTTGCACAGGCCGCCGGCAAGACTCGCTGGTGATGGTGGAAACCTGCATTGACGACATGAACCCGGAACTTTTTTCCTTTTTAATGGAGCGCCTGTTTGCCCAAGGAGCCCTCGATGTCTACTGGGTGCCCGTCTTTATGAAGAAAAACCGGCCCGGCACCATGGTACAGGTGTTGTGCCGCGACGACCGCAAGGAAGCGGTGATTGTCTGCATTCTGTCTGAAACCACCACCTCCGGCGTCAGGTTCCATGATGTCAGCAGGTGTACCCTTGCGCGAGAAATGATTGTCGTGGACACCGTCTACGGCAGCCTCCAGGTCAAACGCATCATCGGCCCGGAAGGCAGGGTCCGGATGGTGCCCGAATATGAAGTCTGCAAAAAAATCGCCCTTGAAAAGAACATTCCCATCAGGATCGTGTACGATAATATTAACCGGTCGTTGCAACCCGAATCGGGTTAA
- a CDS encoding M20/M25/M40 family metallo-hydrolase — protein sequence MVNEERLAETFKMLVGIDSVSKEEGKLAAKLKGILESLGATTWIDAAGTKIGSDTGNLIARLEGNTQAPPLLLNAHMDTVEPGRGVSAVFKDGVFTSDGTTILGADDKSAIAIIIETLRIIRENDLPHGPLEIVLTVCEEIGLLGAKHLDFSRINATCGFALDATDTEGIVTRAPSANRLEFRVHGKDAHAGAAPEKGINAIFLASKAIAGLEIGRIDQETTCNIGVIEGGTAINIVPKLVIVKGEVRSHDEAKLAAITDRIVSSFKDVVENYKEPGPVDARPRLEFRVDSDFRRTFIPDDHPVVTLARRSAENLGKQMNTKTSGGGADANIFFEKGIVTGVLGTGMRDMHTVRESVRLDDMAQTTRLLLEIIKLHSLVNAEK from the coding sequence ATGGTAAATGAGGAGCGCCTGGCCGAAACATTCAAGATGCTGGTGGGAATCGACAGCGTGTCAAAAGAGGAGGGAAAACTGGCCGCGAAACTCAAGGGCATTCTGGAATCATTGGGTGCAACAACATGGATCGACGCCGCCGGCACAAAGATCGGGAGCGATACAGGGAATCTGATTGCCAGGCTGGAGGGCAATACCCAGGCGCCGCCCCTGCTGCTGAATGCCCACATGGATACGGTCGAACCCGGCCGGGGCGTAAGCGCTGTTTTCAAAGACGGCGTTTTTACCAGCGACGGGACCACCATTTTAGGCGCCGACGACAAGAGCGCCATCGCCATCATCATTGAAACCTTAAGGATTATCCGGGAAAATGACCTGCCGCACGGTCCCCTGGAGATCGTTTTAACCGTCTGCGAGGAAATCGGCCTGCTGGGTGCCAAGCATCTTGATTTCAGCCGTATCAACGCCACCTGCGGTTTTGCCCTGGATGCTACGGACACCGAGGGCATTGTCACCCGGGCGCCTTCTGCCAACCGGCTTGAATTCAGAGTCCACGGCAAGGATGCCCATGCCGGGGCCGCACCTGAAAAAGGGATCAACGCCATTTTTCTGGCGAGCAAGGCCATCGCCGGACTCGAGATCGGGCGCATCGACCAGGAAACAACCTGCAACATCGGCGTGATTGAGGGCGGGACGGCCATCAATATTGTACCGAAGCTTGTAATTGTTAAGGGAGAGGTCCGGAGTCATGATGAAGCCAAGCTTGCCGCAATTACCGACCGGATCGTGTCGTCATTTAAAGATGTTGTCGAAAATTATAAGGAACCGGGTCCTGTTGACGCAAGGCCCCGCCTGGAGTTTAGGGTGGACAGCGATTTCCGCCGCACCTTTATCCCCGACGATCATCCGGTGGTGACGCTCGCCCGCAGATCTGCTGAAAATTTAGGCAAACAAATGAATACCAAGACCTCGGGCGGGGGTGCGGATGCCAACATATTTTTTGAAAAGGGCATTGTAACCGGTGTTCTCGGCACCGGGATGCGTGATATGCATACGGTGCGCGAATCGGTTCGTCTGGATGACATGGCCCAAACGACCCGGCTATTGCTGGAGATTATCAAATTGCATTCCTTGGTGAATGCTGAAAAGTAA
- a CDS encoding phosphatidylglycerophosphatase A, with amino-acid sequence MNFKQKAVMFLASGCFIGNVSFAPGTFGTILGLPLCFLFSKINLPVAVLLAVLFIVFAVLIAQEAEKILGEKDPGAIVIDEIAGIVVTLIGLPFNLFCTVAGFIIFRALDILKPYPIRLLEQKCPGGAGVVLDDVAAGIVSNLFLRMILFVIH; translated from the coding sequence ATGAATTTCAAACAGAAAGCGGTTATGTTTCTGGCGTCCGGCTGTTTTATCGGGAACGTCTCTTTTGCTCCCGGCACTTTTGGTACTATCCTGGGGCTTCCGCTTTGCTTTCTTTTCTCTAAAATCAATCTGCCGGTTGCCGTCCTGCTGGCCGTATTGTTTATCGTTTTTGCCGTTCTGATCGCTCAAGAGGCTGAGAAAATTTTAGGGGAAAAAGATCCCGGCGCTATTGTTATTGATGAAATCGCCGGCATTGTGGTAACGTTAATCGGTTTGCCTTTTAATCTGTTTTGCACGGTCGCAGGCTTTATCATTTTCAGGGCTCTGGATATCTTGAAGCCCTATCCCATTCGCCTGCTGGAACAAAAATGTCCAGGGGGGGCCGGCGTTGTTTTGGACGATGTGGCCGCCGGTATTGTAAGCAATCTTTTTTTAAGAATGATATTGTTCGT